A window from Malania oleifera isolate guangnan ecotype guangnan chromosome 7, ASM2987363v1, whole genome shotgun sequence encodes these proteins:
- the LOC131159495 gene encoding nucleoside diphosphate kinase 2, chloroplastic gives MEAVALLGVGGGGSVGVYRTQGRSSLSYSSQNCFRCITRHHLSSFNSPSSLFSYSPPNLNAKTLQTKPHIFLPHLVAAMEQVQETYIMVKPDGVQRGLVGEIISRFEKKGFKLAGLKLFQCPRELAEEHYKDLKAKSFFPKLIEYITSGPVVCMAWEGVGVVASARKLIGSTNPLNAEPGTIRGDLAIETGRNVVHGSDSPENGQREIALWFKEGELCQWTPAQAPWLKE, from the exons ATGGAAGCAGTGGCTCTGTTGGGAGTCGGAGGAGGAGGAAGTGTCGGTGTGTACCGAACTCAGGGCCGAAGCAGCTTATCCTATTCCTCACAGAACTGTTTCCGGTGCATCACCCGCCACCACCTCTCCTCATTCAACTCCCCCTCTTCTCTTTTCTCATACTCCCCACCCAATCTTAATGCCAAAACCCTTCAAACGAAGCCCCATATTTTCCTTCCCCACTTGGTCGCTGcaatg GAGCAAGTTCAAGAGACTTACATTATGGTGAAGCCCGACGGCGTTCAACGCGGCCTT GTTGGGGAAATAATCTCTAGGTTTGAGAAGAAGGGTTTTAAGCTTGCAGGATTGAAGCTGTTCCAATGCCCAAGAGAATTAGCAGAG GAGCATTACAAAGATCTCAAGGCCAAATCATTCTTCCCAAAACTGATTGAGTACATAACTTCTGGTCCAGTTGTGTGTATG GCCTGGGAAGGTGTTGGTGTTGTTGCTTCTGCGCGGAAGCTTATAGGGTCAACAAATCCTCTTAATGCTGAACCAGGCACCATCAGAGGGGATCTTGCCATTGAAACTGGAAG GAATGTAGTTCATGGCAGTGACAGCCCTGAAAATGGCCAACGTGAGATAG